A region from the Leucoraja erinacea ecotype New England chromosome 18, Leri_hhj_1, whole genome shotgun sequence genome encodes:
- the chst1 gene encoding carbohydrate sulfotransferase 1: MTGPKPKAMQCSWKAVLLLVAASLAVQYTAIRSFITKPLAICRVAKPRDCQASTTTSCPPQWPPTSHILVLATTRSGSSFVGQLLNQHSDIFYLFEPLYHVQTALINTSVRVRPPADGRRLLLGAYRDLLRGLFGCRLQELEAYIKPAPELHRTQRLFRRGASRALCAPPVCASRPPPEPGEGQGGGAEGERWEEGECVRKCGSLNLTLASRVCLHRHHVAIKTVRIPEVGDLRTLLEDPRLNLKVIQLVRDPRGILASRIDTFPDSFRAWKIWRNSGRKPYNLDASHLSATCADFLRSAGTGLARPGWLKGRYMLVRYEDLAREPEKKTREIYRFLGVSLDANVKRWILNNTRGAGASGNHKYATVRDSAATAEGWRLKLTFDMVELVQDICNLTLAQLGYRMVNSAEELRNVSISLAEDRTFLPFL; encoded by the coding sequence ATGACTGGACCCAAGCCCAAGGCCATGCAGTGCTCGTGGAAGGCGGTGCTGCTGCTGGTGGCGGCGTCGCTGGCCGTCCAGTACACGGCCATCCGCAGCTTCATCACCAAGCCCTTGGCCATCTGCCGTGTGGCCAAGCCTCGGGACTGccaggcctccaccaccacctcgtgCCCTCCCCAATGGCCGCCCACCAGCCACATCTTGGTGCTCGCCACCACCCGCAGCGGCTCCTCCTTCGTGGGGCAGCTCCTCAACCAGCACTCGGACATCTTCTACCTGTTCGAGCCGCTCTACCACGTGCAGACGGCGCTGATCAACACCAGCGTGAGGGTGCGCCCGCCGGCCGACGGCCGACGCCTGTTGCTGGGCGCGTACCGGGACCTGCTCCGGGGCCTGTTCGGCTGCCGGCTCCAGGAGCTCGAGGCCTACATCAAGCCGGCGCCGGAGCTCCACCGCACACAGCGCCTCTTCCGGCGGGGAGCGAGCAGGGCGCTGTGCGCGCCGCCGGTCTGCGCATCCCGCCCGCCCCCAGAgccgggggaggggcaggggggaggggccgAGGGCGAGCGCTGGGAGGAGGGCGAGTGCGTGCGCAAGTGCGGCTCGCTCAACCTCACGCTGGCCTCGCGCGTCTGCCTCCATCGCCACCACGTGGCCATCAAGACGGTTCGGATCCCCGAGGTGGGAGACCTCCGAACGCTGCTGGAGGACCCCCGCCTCAACCTCAAGGTGATCCAGCTGGTGCGGGACCCCCGCGGCATCCTGGCGTCGCGCATCGACACCTTCCCCGACAGTTTCCGCGCCTGGAAGATCTGGCGCAACAGCGGCCGCAAACCCTACAACCTGGACGCCTCGCACCTGAGCGCCACCTGCGCCGACTTCCTGCGCTCGGCCGGCACAGGCCTAGCCCGGCCCGGCTGGCTCAAGGGCAGGTACATGCTGGTCCGGTACGAGGACCTGGCCAGGGAGCCCGAGAAGAAGACCAGGGAGATCTACCGCTTCCTCGGGGTCTCGCTGGACGCCAACGTCAAGAGGTGGATCCTCAACAACACCAGGGGCGCCGGTGCCTCCGGCAACCACAAATACGCCACGGTCCGAGACTCGGCCGCCACCGCTGAAGGTTGGAGGCTCAAACTCACCTTCGACATGGTGGAGCTGGTGCAGGACATCTGCAACCTGACTCTGGCACAGCTGGGCTACAGAATGGTCAACTCGGCCGAGGAGCTGAGAAACGTCTCCATCAGTCTAGCTGAAGATAGGACCTTCCTACCCTTTTTGTAA